The following are encoded together in the Aerococcus mictus genome:
- a CDS encoding Panacea domain-containing protein, protein MSMEEFASHVLSRAYKKEINITNLQLQKVMYYALKESVLENPALENIAKEIYTEPFQVWRYGPVVPEIYSKFSGFGASSLPTILYKEYDEYKDFNPKIDYLLEQNPFDLVNRSHQEDFWQKNPLNTNYSLEDVING, encoded by the coding sequence ATGTCAATGGAAGAGTTTGCGAGTCATGTATTAAGTAGGGCTTATAAAAAAGAGATTAATATTACTAATTTACAGCTTCAAAAAGTTATGTATTATGCTCTTAAAGAATCAGTTTTGGAAAATCCTGCTTTAGAAAACATTGCTAAAGAGATTTATACAGAACCTTTTCAAGTGTGGAGATATGGTCCGGTTGTACCAGAAATTTATTCTAAATTCAGTGGTTTTGGTGCTTCGTCATTGCCGACAATTTTATATAAAGAATATGATGAATATAAGGATTTTAATCCTAAGATTGATTATTTACTAGAACAGAATCCTTTTGATTTAGTCAATCGTAGTCACCAAGAAGACTTTTGGCAGAAAAATCCTTTGAATACAAACTATTCTTTAGAGGATGTAATAAATGGTTAG
- a CDS encoding AbrB/MazE/SpoVT family DNA-binding domain-containing protein: MPLTINKWGNSSAIRLPKQLLEELNLSQGDKLDYQVKDGQLIIKKITEVPELTVKDLFENYHEAPVNEKPVFFEPKGNEKW, translated from the coding sequence ATGCCTTTAACAATTAATAAATGGGGGAATAGTTCAGCTATTCGACTTCCAAAACAACTACTTGAAGAATTGAATTTATCTCAAGGCGACAAGCTAGATTATCAAGTAAAAGATGGCCAGTTAATTATAAAAAAAATAACCGAAGTTCCTGAACTAACGGTTAAAGATTTGTTTGAAAATTATCATGAAGCCCCTGTTAATGAAAAACCAGTATTCTTTGAACCAAAAGGAAATGAAAAATGGTAA
- a CDS encoding type II toxin-antitoxin system PemK/MazF family toxin, with translation MVKVKQGSIIKINLDPKQGHEQKGNRPYICLSHGIVTKYSNIAIFAPISNTKRKYPFYVELKHTKTTGKVLLDQLVTIDFNARDYNYIEQVPEDILIDLLARVKVLFEKE, from the coding sequence ATGGTAAAAGTAAAGCAAGGATCGATTATAAAGATAAATTTAGATCCGAAACAGGGACATGAGCAAAAAGGCAATCGACCCTACATTTGTTTGAGCCATGGGATTGTTACTAAGTACTCAAATATCGCAATTTTTGCTCCAATTAGTAATACAAAAAGAAAATATCCATTCTATGTTGAGTTAAAACATACAAAAACGACTGGAAAAGTGCTATTAGATCAACTAGTTACCATCGATTTTAATGCCAGAGACTATAATTATATCGAACAAGTTCCAGAGGATATACTCATTGATTTATTAGCCAGGGTAAAAGTTCTATTTGAAAAAGAATAA
- a CDS encoding oligosaccharide flippase family protein, protein MVSSKNNSNKITILNILSTFLLQGIAFITTPLFTRLLGPEQFGIYSLFNSWVLILTCLMGIGINSSIGTGLYSFKEEYLSFRNSILFSSTLICLFQLILIVIGAPFLSNLINFPKILVIIIAVTAFSQYIINFSQLCFIYEKKPLSNLILSVSISIISVILSLFFIDAISNDLRYLARICGVAVTYIIVAVIVWLTLYLKHPVGVNKTYLKYGIMVGFPIVFHSISQQILGQSDRVMMQQLGMDAAEIGIYSLFYTLSSVLTTVLGALNNSWCPFYYDDLSEENWGILNKKCKNYIELFTVLTIGFLLLAREVSHLMADDSYWSGINIIPIFTLAVYFTFMYQFPVNFEFFHKKTRVIAIGTIGAGLINIILNAFMIPAWGMYGAATATAISYLALFFVHYYIVNNIEGHPYHLKLTIFIPGILAIVIGIIFFYTFSSLWYIRWGIGIILGFVELYRIIQRKAIF, encoded by the coding sequence ATGGTATCTAGTAAGAATAATTCAAATAAAATTACAATATTAAATATTTTAAGTACTTTTCTATTACAAGGAATTGCTTTTATTACAACACCTTTATTTACACGTCTTTTAGGTCCTGAGCAGTTCGGAATTTATTCACTTTTTAATTCCTGGGTTTTGATTTTAACCTGTCTAATGGGTATTGGTATTAATTCATCGATAGGTACAGGTCTATATTCATTTAAAGAAGAGTATCTTTCTTTTCGAAACAGTATTTTATTTTCAAGTACTCTGATTTGTTTGTTTCAACTTATACTTATAGTTATCGGGGCTCCATTTCTATCAAATTTAATTAATTTCCCTAAAATATTAGTAATTATTATTGCAGTCACTGCTTTTTCACAATACATTATTAATTTTTCTCAGCTATGTTTTATTTATGAAAAAAAGCCTTTGAGTAATCTTATTCTATCTGTTTCTATTTCTATTATTAGTGTTATACTTTCACTTTTTTTCATAGATGCTATTAGTAACGATCTAAGGTATTTAGCTCGGATTTGTGGTGTAGCCGTCACATACATTATCGTTGCAGTTATCGTATGGTTGACCTTATACTTAAAACACCCTGTTGGAGTCAATAAAACATATCTAAAATACGGAATAATGGTGGGTTTTCCTATTGTATTTCACTCAATATCTCAGCAAATTTTAGGGCAATCTGATAGAGTAATGATGCAGCAATTAGGAATGGATGCAGCGGAGATTGGAATTTATAGTCTGTTTTATACGCTATCGTCCGTATTGACCACTGTTTTAGGAGCATTAAATAATTCTTGGTGCCCTTTTTATTATGATGATTTAAGCGAAGAAAATTGGGGAATATTAAATAAAAAATGTAAAAATTATATTGAATTATTTACAGTATTGACTATAGGATTTCTTCTTTTAGCGCGAGAAGTTTCACATTTAATGGCTGATGATAGTTATTGGTCTGGTATAAATATAATTCCTATCTTTACTTTAGCGGTGTATTTTACTTTTATGTATCAATTTCCAGTAAATTTTGAATTCTTTCATAAAAAGACAAGGGTAATAGCAATTGGAACTATTGGTGCAGGTTTAATTAATATAATTCTTAATGCTTTCATGATTCCCGCATGGGGCATGTATGGTGCAGCTACTGCAACTGCAATATCGTATCTAGCTCTCTTTTTTGTGCATTATTATATTGTTAATAATATAGAAGGGCATCCATACCATTTAAAATTGACAATATTTATTCCTGGAATTTTAGCAATTGTAATAGGTATAATATTTTTCTACACTTTTAGTTCATTATGGTACATAAGATGGGGGATAGGAATAATATTAGGCTTTGTCGAGTTATATAGGATAATTCAGAGAAAAGCAATTTTTTAG
- a CDS encoding DUF6418 domain-containing protein, which produces MKVRKSVLTTNLFFGFIFIICSIFSRIKFFSYIALLFFTVYFVFYLVLKNKEFALKYLAFLFISGTAVLGTSIIELIDGIFLVELRTYSSFVGSLPLLILGYWFFWFIIELFDFNLNSTINYNKIDELSKYKIFFAIMNLIILVMFLLLFSKVAAYPAFLLGVDRFIYASEFLQLGILEKVATNAPLLAVFPILTIIYNNNFHRILGIVSLSIYVLYFIWIGNKFGPFFTLICVFLLVYYKKIMNNGEIFLKRIFAVSITIFTLVLLYTIMFSTSISSYNGISYIEQRASQQGQLWWKTYDIVDSTHPEEFINEVKALNNGKESISDNIGSDYGIYKIMYLCAPKKLVDAKLASGSRYSEAGFATMYYYFGKFGVLVFSCLIGCLIAITISAFLKYLALGDYIKALIFLRFFLLERTAITMFTFNDFFGIVSILSYMYLLIMINKKIKIYKKNGLTFSIVNYK; this is translated from the coding sequence ATGAAAGTAAGGAAGAGTGTATTAACAACAAACTTATTTTTTGGCTTTATATTTATTATTTGCTCGATATTTAGTCGGATCAAATTCTTTTCATACATTGCTTTACTGTTTTTCACTGTATACTTTGTATTTTACCTAGTATTGAAGAATAAAGAGTTTGCCTTAAAATATTTAGCCTTTTTATTTATTTCTGGTACTGCTGTATTAGGCACTTCGATAATCGAGCTTATTGATGGAATATTTCTTGTGGAATTAAGAACATATTCCTCTTTTGTTGGATCTCTTCCCTTACTAATTTTAGGTTATTGGTTTTTCTGGTTTATTATAGAGTTGTTTGACTTTAACCTTAACTCAACTATTAATTATAATAAAATAGATGAATTATCAAAATATAAAATTTTTTTTGCAATAATGAATCTAATTATTTTAGTTATGTTCCTACTCCTTTTTAGCAAAGTGGCAGCGTATCCCGCCTTTCTTCTAGGTGTAGATAGATTTATATACGCTTCAGAATTTCTCCAATTAGGTATACTTGAAAAAGTAGCAACTAATGCACCTTTACTAGCTGTATTTCCAATATTGACAATTATATATAATAATAATTTTCACCGAATTTTAGGAATAGTTTCACTCAGTATCTATGTTTTATATTTTATATGGATTGGAAATAAGTTTGGCCCCTTTTTTACATTAATTTGTGTTTTTCTTTTAGTTTATTATAAAAAAATAATGAATAATGGAGAAATTTTTTTAAAAAGGATTTTTGCTGTTTCAATTACAATTTTTACTTTAGTATTGTTGTATACCATAATGTTTTCAACTTCAATTAGCTCTTATAATGGTATATCTTACATAGAACAAAGAGCTTCACAACAAGGACAATTATGGTGGAAAACATACGATATCGTCGATAGTACTCATCCTGAGGAATTTATAAATGAAGTAAAAGCATTAAATAATGGGAAAGAATCAATTAGTGATAATATAGGATCTGATTATGGTATCTATAAAATTATGTACTTATGTGCACCTAAAAAACTAGTTGATGCTAAACTCGCTTCAGGGTCAAGGTATTCTGAAGCTGGATTCGCAACTATGTATTATTATTTTGGAAAATTTGGGGTTTTAGTATTTTCCTGTTTAATAGGATGCTTAATAGCTATTACTATAAGTGCTTTTCTAAAATATTTGGCTTTAGGAGACTATATTAAGGCTCTAATATTTTTGCGATTTTTCCTACTAGAAAGAACTGCTATTACTATGTTTACTTTTAATGACTTTTTTGGAATTGTTTCAATTTTATCTTATATGTATTTGCTAATAATGATAAATAAAAAAATTAAAATTTATAAAAAAAATGGTTTAACATTTTCAATAGTTAATTATAAGTAA
- a CDS encoding glycosyltransferase family 2 protein: MKKAPLISIVLPIYNIENYLRVCMDSILNQTYSNLEIIMVDDGSTDKCSMICDEYMKMDKRIIVYHKKNGGLSDARNYGISRARGEYIACIDPDDYVDRDYIEYLFSLIEKYGTKMSLCQSIVHYDSGKTLNRGLEQNDECMGSEECLKKMLYHDVIDTSAWGKLYSKSLFKNVSYPKGRIFEDIGTTYALMLQCSEIAVGYESKYHYIFHDNSIVNSSFNSNKFDLLIMTDKMAKDVKKKFPHLNKATLRRQVYARFSTLNQMLNITNFAKEKKEIIHYIKKNSWEVIRDPLTPKRDKIAIALLFISYNLYRFTWIQYKKTLINERS; encoded by the coding sequence ATGAAAAAAGCACCATTAATTTCTATTGTGCTTCCAATATATAATATAGAAAACTATCTAAGAGTTTGCATGGATTCTATTCTAAATCAGACATATTCAAATCTAGAAATTATAATGGTGGATGATGGTTCAACTGACAAGTGTTCGATGATTTGTGATGAATATATGAAAATGGATAAGAGAATAATTGTTTATCATAAAAAAAACGGAGGATTGTCAGATGCAAGAAATTATGGAATCAGCCGTGCAAGGGGAGAATATATAGCGTGTATTGATCCAGATGATTATGTAGATCGTGATTATATAGAATATCTTTTTAGTCTAATTGAAAAATATGGGACAAAAATGTCTCTTTGCCAATCAATAGTTCATTATGATAGCGGAAAAACATTAAATAGAGGTCTTGAACAAAATGATGAGTGTATGGGATCAGAAGAGTGCTTAAAAAAAATGTTGTATCATGATGTAATAGACACATCAGCTTGGGGAAAGTTATATTCTAAAAGTCTTTTTAAAAATGTATCTTATCCGAAAGGAAGAATTTTTGAAGATATAGGTACTACATATGCACTAATGTTACAATGTTCTGAAATTGCTGTTGGTTATGAATCTAAGTATCATTATATTTTTCATGATAATTCAATTGTCAATAGTAGTTTTAATTCGAATAAATTTGATTTATTAATAATGACTGATAAGATGGCCAAGGATGTTAAGAAAAAATTTCCACATCTTAATAAAGCAACTTTAAGACGACAAGTTTATGCTAGATTCAGTACTTTAAATCAAATGCTAAATATAACTAATTTTGCGAAAGAAAAGAAAGAAATAATTCATTATATTAAAAAGAACAGTTGGGAAGTTATAAGGGATCCTTTAACTCCAAAAAGAGATAAAATAGCAATCGCTTTATTATTTATTAGTTATAACTTGTATAGGTTTACATGGATTCAATATAAAAAGACTCTTATTAATGAAAGGAGTTAA
- a CDS encoding DUF4422 domain-containing protein produces the protein MDEYTVKIVIATHKKYQMPEDSMYIPLHVGAEGKRDSNGNEIDLGYIKDNTGENISIYNDFFCELTGLYWAWKNLSADYIGIVHYRRHFSMNKKILEYKQLKPFLGKKKLFVPKKRWYVIETLKSHYAHTHHLEHLDVTRNVISKKYPDYLKNFDKIMNRRWGYMFNMMIAEYDFINAYCSWVFDVLFDVFSNIDFSNYSVFEKRFIGRVSELLFNVWLNKAIEDGLIKKSEIMELDCAVEENMFIKIPEFLKAKYLGKKYGSSF, from the coding sequence ATGGATGAGTATACGGTGAAAATAGTTATAGCAACACATAAAAAGTATCAAATGCCAGAAGACTCAATGTATATTCCATTGCATGTTGGTGCTGAAGGTAAACGAGATAGTAATGGCAACGAAATAGATCTAGGTTATATTAAAGATAACACCGGGGAAAATATATCTATATATAATGATTTCTTTTGTGAATTAACAGGTCTTTATTGGGCATGGAAGAATCTTTCGGCCGATTATATAGGTATTGTTCATTATAGAAGACATTTTTCTATGAATAAGAAAATTCTAGAGTACAAACAATTAAAACCCTTTTTGGGGAAAAAAAAGCTTTTTGTTCCTAAAAAAAGATGGTATGTTATAGAAACTTTAAAGTCTCATTATGCACATACTCATCACTTAGAACATTTAGATGTTACAAGAAATGTTATTTCAAAAAAATATCCAGATTATTTAAAGAATTTTGATAAAATTATGAATCGCCGATGGGGATACATGTTTAATATGATGATAGCTGAATATGATTTCATAAATGCCTATTGTTCTTGGGTATTTGATGTATTATTTGATGTATTTTCAAACATTGACTTTAGTAACTATAGTGTATTTGAAAAACGATTTATTGGAAGAGTAAGTGAGTTACTGTTTAATGTATGGCTTAATAAAGCGATTGAAGATGGATTAATTAAGAAAAGTGAGATAATGGAATTAGATTGTGCAGTTGAAGAAAATATGTTTATCAAAATACCTGAATTTTTAAAAGCTAAGTATTTAGGGAAAAAATATGGGAGTAGTTTTTAA
- the glf gene encoding UDP-galactopyranose mutase, which translates to MNKFDYLVVGAGPFGAIFAHEAKAKGKSVLVVEKRPNIGGNLYTEKIEGINVHKYGAHIFHTNNKKVWAYISQFAEFNRFTNSPVANYNGELYSLPFNMYTFNKMWGVTTPKEAALKIEEQRKEITEEPKNLEEQAISLVGRDIYNKLIKGYTEKQWGRPCRELPAFIIKRLPVRLTFDNNYFNALYQGIPIGGYTKMIDNILDGIEVRLNIDYLKHREELDKLANKIVYTGPIDAFFNYKLGTLEYRSVRFENELLDIPNYQGNAAVNYTDRETPWTRIIEHKWFEFGKDETGKALSKTVISREYSSEWKPGDEPYYPVNDSKNNALYKEYKKLADKTENVIFGGRLAEYKYYDMDQVIAAVLDRCEKELV; encoded by the coding sequence ATGAACAAATTTGACTATTTAGTAGTAGGAGCTGGACCATTCGGTGCGATTTTCGCACATGAAGCGAAAGCAAAAGGTAAATCAGTTTTAGTCGTTGAAAAACGACCAAATATTGGTGGCAATTTGTATACGGAAAAAATAGAGGGAATCAATGTTCATAAGTATGGTGCTCATATTTTTCATACCAATAATAAGAAAGTATGGGCTTACATTTCTCAGTTTGCTGAATTTAATCGTTTCACTAACAGTCCTGTAGCTAATTATAACGGTGAGTTATACTCTTTACCATTTAATATGTATACTTTCAATAAAATGTGGGGCGTTACTACGCCCAAAGAGGCTGCTCTAAAAATAGAAGAGCAGCGTAAAGAAATTACTGAAGAGCCAAAAAATCTAGAAGAGCAAGCAATATCTCTTGTTGGAAGGGATATCTATAATAAGCTAATAAAAGGGTATACTGAGAAGCAATGGGGTCGACCTTGTAGAGAATTACCTGCTTTTATTATTAAAAGGTTACCAGTCAGATTAACTTTTGATAATAACTATTTTAATGCATTATATCAAGGTATACCAATTGGAGGGTATACTAAAATGATTGATAATATCTTAGATGGAATTGAAGTACGTTTAAATATAGATTATTTAAAGCATAGAGAAGAGTTAGATAAGCTTGCAAATAAAATAGTTTATACTGGCCCCATTGATGCCTTTTTTAACTATAAATTGGGGACTTTAGAATATCGTTCTGTTCGTTTTGAAAATGAGCTGCTTGATATACCTAACTATCAAGGTAACGCTGCAGTTAATTATACAGATAGAGAGACTCCATGGACTCGTATTATTGAACACAAATGGTTTGAATTTGGTAAAGACGAAACTGGAAAAGCTCTCTCTAAAACTGTTATTAGTCGCGAATATAGTAGTGAATGGAAACCGGGAGATGAGCCATATTATCCCGTTAATGATTCCAAAAATAATGCTTTGTATAAAGAATACAAAAAGCTGGCAGATAAAACAGAAAATGTAATTTTCGGTGGCCGTCTTGCTGAATATAAATATTACGATATGGATCAGGTTATTGCAGCTGTTTTGGATAGATGCGAAAAGGAATTGGTGTAA
- the rfbB gene encoding dTDP-glucose 4,6-dehydratase, with amino-acid sequence MKLMVTGGAGFIGANFIYYILRKYKRIKIICVDKLTYAGRIENLTKAFDSERFNFAKLDITNRAKVYQLFETEKPDIVVNFAAESHVDRSIKDPEIFVDTNVLGTTTLMDACLKYGIKRFHRVSTDEVYGDLPLDRPDLLFTEEYPLHPSSPYSSSKASADLFVLAYHRTYGLPISISRCSNNYGPYQFIEKFIPLMIINTFQDKELPIYGDGLNVRDWLYVEDHCAAIDLIIRQGKEGSLYNIGGNNEKSNIEIAQLICGLLNKPKELITYVEDRKGHDRRYAIDSNQIKRDLGWTPKITFEKGIKLTVQWYITHTEWWSSLF; translated from the coding sequence ATGAAACTTATGGTTACTGGAGGAGCAGGTTTCATTGGTGCAAACTTTATTTATTATATACTGCGTAAATATAAAAGAATAAAAATTATTTGTGTAGATAAATTAACTTATGCAGGAAGAATTGAAAATTTAACGAAGGCCTTTGATTCTGAACGATTTAATTTTGCTAAGTTAGATATAACTAATAGGGCAAAAGTTTATCAACTATTTGAAACTGAAAAACCCGATATTGTAGTTAACTTTGCTGCTGAAAGCCATGTAGACCGATCTATAAAAGATCCAGAAATTTTTGTTGATACTAACGTCTTGGGAACAACTACCCTAATGGATGCGTGTTTAAAATATGGAATCAAGAGATTTCATCGGGTGTCAACTGATGAAGTTTATGGTGATTTACCTTTAGACCGTCCTGACCTACTTTTTACTGAAGAATATCCGTTACATCCGAGTTCGCCATATTCATCTTCGAAAGCTTCAGCAGATCTATTTGTTCTAGCCTACCATCGAACATATGGATTACCAATATCTATTAGTAGGTGTTCCAATAATTATGGACCATACCAATTTATTGAAAAATTTATTCCTTTAATGATCATTAATACTTTTCAAGATAAAGAATTACCTATTTATGGAGATGGACTTAATGTACGTGATTGGCTATATGTTGAAGATCATTGCGCTGCAATCGATTTGATTATTAGACAGGGAAAAGAAGGAAGCTTATATAATATAGGAGGAAATAATGAAAAGTCTAATATCGAAATTGCTCAATTAATATGTGGATTATTAAATAAGCCAAAAGAATTGATTACTTACGTTGAGGATCGTAAAGGACATGATCGTCGGTATGCTATAGATTCAAATCAAATTAAAAGGGATTTAGGTTGGACGCCAAAGATTACTTTTGAAAAAGGAATTAAATTGACAGTTCAATGGTATATAACTCATACTGAGTGGTGGAGTTCGTTGTTTTAA
- a CDS encoding exopolysaccharide biosynthesis polyprenyl glycosylphosphotransferase gives MSVKDYILIDLLSLVFSTFLGYCVRFGELDLLDNLLYRKILVILILMDILLILVFDVFRNIKERGYYKEFANTIKHVMRLIVFFSFYLFITQQADNVSRRMILYSFSFYLIISYLTRIFWKDFLKSFFQSNKITRSLLIISTEKGMQDILDSVVVDIGKETMISLVYMDTSSLSDNLTKYPIVANKDTVLDYAARHWVDEVIIDDNLDDQLVEKLIEQLSTMGIVVHIKLKKNYAIPEQQQIVQRFGSDSYITASINYISTKQALIKRGIDLFFGFFGSLAVVILTLFIGPLIYIADPGPIFFKQKRIGKSGKPFYIYKFRTMVTDAEDRLQELKKYNQLDTDLMFKLDGDPRIIGCEIDNDGKILKKGLGNLLRDWSIDEFPQFFNVLKGDMSIVGTRPPTVKEWSKYKYHHRARLSIKPGITGLWQVSGRSNIKDFETVVELDRKYNENWSIGLDLRILLKTVVVVLNKNGSM, from the coding sequence TTGTCAGTAAAAGATTATATTTTGATTGATTTACTCAGTCTAGTTTTCTCAACTTTTTTAGGATATTGTGTCCGCTTCGGAGAACTTGATTTGCTAGATAATCTCCTTTATAGAAAAATATTAGTTATTTTGATTTTGATGGATATATTATTAATCTTAGTTTTTGATGTTTTTCGTAATATTAAAGAACGAGGTTATTATAAAGAATTTGCGAATACAATTAAGCATGTTATGCGTTTGATTGTATTCTTTTCTTTTTATTTGTTTATTACACAACAAGCGGATAATGTTTCTAGAAGGATGATACTTTATAGTTTTTCATTCTACTTAATTATTTCTTATCTTACTCGGATTTTTTGGAAAGATTTTTTAAAATCTTTTTTTCAGTCTAACAAAATCACACGATCTTTATTAATTATCTCTACAGAAAAAGGAATGCAAGATATTTTAGATAGTGTTGTAGTTGATATAGGAAAGGAAACTATGATTAGTCTAGTCTATATGGATACTTCATCATTAAGCGATAATTTGACTAAGTATCCCATAGTTGCTAACAAAGATACTGTACTAGATTACGCAGCTAGACATTGGGTAGATGAGGTAATTATTGATGATAACCTTGATGATCAGCTTGTAGAAAAACTTATCGAACAATTATCGACTATGGGAATAGTTGTCCATATTAAGTTAAAGAAAAACTATGCTATTCCAGAACAACAGCAAATTGTTCAACGCTTCGGTAGTGATAGTTATATTACTGCTTCTATAAATTATATTTCAACTAAACAAGCTCTGATTAAACGTGGAATTGATTTATTTTTTGGGTTTTTCGGCTCATTAGCGGTTGTTATTTTAACTCTTTTTATTGGACCGCTGATTTATATAGCGGATCCTGGTCCTATTTTCTTTAAACAAAAGAGAATTGGAAAAAGTGGTAAGCCATTTTACATCTATAAATTTCGTACTATGGTAACTGATGCAGAAGATCGACTTCAAGAACTAAAAAAATATAATCAATTAGATACGGATCTTATGTTTAAATTAGATGGTGATCCTAGAATCATAGGATGTGAAATTGATAATGATGGAAAAATTTTGAAAAAAGGGTTGGGCAATCTTCTTAGAGATTGGTCGATTGATGAATTTCCTCAATTTTTTAATGTCCTTAAGGGAGACATGTCTATAGTGGGGACTAGACCTCCAACAGTTAAAGAATGGTCTAAATATAAGTATCATCATCGTGCACGGTTATCAATAAAACCCGGGATAACCGGATTATGGCAGGTATCAGGACGAAGTAATATTAAAGACTTTGAGACAGTAGTCGAACTTGATCGAAAATATAACGAAAATTGGAGTATTGGTTTAGATCTCAGAATTCTTTTGAAAACTGTAGTTGTTGTTTTAAATAAGAATGGGTCGATGTAA
- a CDS encoding tyrosine-protein phosphatase produces the protein MIDLHCHILMDMDDGPKRIEDSLALARQAEDQGVTHIVCTPHHMNRSWMNPRPQVIQAVENFQSCLDQEKIKITLFPGQELRLHGEILENIKKGEICFYDEFGKYLLIEFPTGGVPQYTDQVFYELGIQGIRPVIAHPERNKAIQKNPEILKDLVEKGALGQVTAASLNGKLGRQIKRLSLDLIEANLIHVVASDAHHPKRRPFDLAQAYGQLEKHFGKAVSQRFDQTARDLVNGDSIDTGGVSSVRKKKFLGLF, from the coding sequence GTGATTGATTTACACTGCCATATCTTAATGGACATGGATGATGGTCCCAAGCGGATTGAAGATTCGCTGGCCTTGGCACGTCAAGCTGAGGACCAGGGGGTAACGCACATCGTCTGCACCCCCCATCATATGAACCGGTCCTGGATGAATCCTCGGCCTCAGGTTATCCAGGCAGTCGAAAATTTTCAAAGTTGTTTAGACCAAGAGAAAATCAAGATCACCCTCTTTCCTGGTCAAGAACTCCGTCTCCATGGAGAAATCCTGGAAAACATAAAAAAAGGTGAAATTTGCTTCTACGATGAATTTGGCAAGTATCTCCTGATTGAATTTCCCACGGGAGGGGTGCCTCAGTATACCGACCAGGTCTTCTATGAACTGGGGATCCAGGGCATCCGCCCGGTTATCGCCCATCCGGAACGCAATAAGGCTATTCAAAAAAATCCCGAGATCCTAAAAGATTTAGTGGAAAAGGGAGCCTTGGGTCAAGTCACGGCAGCTTCTTTGAATGGCAAACTAGGTCGTCAAATTAAGCGGCTATCTTTAGATCTAATTGAAGCCAATTTAATTCATGTGGTGGCTTCAGATGCCCACCATCCCAAACGCCGACCCTTTGACTTGGCTCAAGCATATGGACAGCTAGAGAAACACTTCGGTAAGGCAGTCAGCCAGCGCTTTGACCAGACTGCCCGCGACTTAGTCAATGGCGATTCCATTGATACTGGTGGGGTGAGTTCGGTGCGAAAGAAGAAGTTTTTGGGTTTGTTTTAA